AAGGCGCTTGCGTTTTGGGAATTAATAACCCTCCCGTGACAATTAAGAATATTGAAAATGCGATCGCTGATAAAGGTTGGGAAGCAGGTTGGATCGAACCGCACCCTCCAGAAAAGCGCACGGGGAAAAAAGTTGCCGTTGTCGGTTCGGGTCCGGCGGGGTTGTGTGCCGCAGCACAACTGAATACAGCAGGACATTGGGTCACGGTATTTGAACGCGCCGATCGCCCAGGCGGATTGTTAATGTATGGTATCCCCAACATGAAACTCGACAAGCGGGAAGTCGTCCAGCGCCGCCTCGATATTTTGGAACAGGAAGGCGTAAAATTTGTTTGCAATACCGAAATTGGTAAAGACATCTCTGCGGAAACCCTGCTAAAAGAATTTGATGCTGTAGTTCTCTGTGTCGGTGCGACCAAACCCCGCGACTTACCTATCGAAGGACGAGAATTGAAGGGAATTCACTTTGCAATGGATTTCCTCACCGCCAACACCCAAGCAATTCTAGATAACCGCAGAGGCGATAATTTCATCTCTGCTGCCGATAAAGATGTGGTAATTATTGGCGGTGGCGATACTGGAACTGATTGTGTTGGTACGTCAATCCGCCACAGTTGCAACAGCATCGTCCAATTGGAAATTATGCCTCAGCCACCCCTCACCCGTGCCGCGAATAACCCGTGGCCCGAATATCCCAAAATCTACAAAATGGATTACGGACAGGAAGAAGCTGCGGCTAAATTTGGCGCTGACCCCCGCGTATACATCACCACTGCGACCAAATTTGAGGGCGACGAGAACGGCTGCGTCAAAGCCGTCCACACGGTACAAATAGAGTGGACGAAAAACGACAAAGGGCAGTTTGTTCCGCAGCAAGTCCCAGGTACGGAAAGAGTCATACCCGCCCAACTCGTCTTGCTGGCGATGGGTTTCCTCGGACCCGAACAACCCCTAATTGATGCCCTGGGACTCGATCGCGACCCCCGCAGCAATATCAAAGCCGACTATGGTAAGTATGCTACCAGTATCCCTGGAGTTTTCGCCGCTGGCGATTGTCGTCGCGGACAAAGCTTAGTCGTTTGGGCATTCAACGAGGGTCGCGGTGCAGCCCGCGAGTGCGACCTTTACCTCATGGGTAGCACGGATTTACCTTTTTAACAGTTATCAGTGATTAGTGGCTAGTGACAAGAATTGAGTCCAGCCACTAGCCACCAGCCACTAGCCACCAGCCACTCACTATATGACAAAAATTTCACCCAGAACTATCTATCACAACCTCAGACTACTGGAACAGGTTAATGCTGCTACTAGTGCTGTTTACAGACAACTGGCACAAGAAGTATTGGCAGATCCAGAAGTGGAACTCGTCTGGCGACAGGCGATCGCCAATCGACTCAATCACGCCAACCACCTACTAGAAATGCAGATGGCTAACGATAACGATAGCTACTGAGGAGAATTCGGAATTCGGAGTTCGGAATTCGGAATTAAATCGTTTCCTTTAGCTGCTTTAGTTCTCTTATCCCGACTCCCCACTCCCGACTCCCCACTCCCCAGTTTGCTCGATTTCTCGACACTTAGCCTCAGCGTCTTTGAATGCTGCGGCATAATCAGCACCACCTAGCATGACATCGCCATAATACTCATAAGGGGCTTCTCCGTAGACTGGTAAGGGGTCGTCTTCTGGGTAATCTTCTTTTGACTCTTCTATGGTTGCCTTGAGTTGTGGCACGGTGAGGCGCTGGGCAGGAAAGTAATAGAGTGTTTCAATGTGGCGATCCAGATGGGGAAACGTCGGATCGATAATGCGATCGCCTAATTCGAGCCAGCCATACTCTACCATTTCACACGGCGCGCTGGCAAAGACTAAAAAGCCCTGTACGTAGACCGATTCCTCTATCAACAGCGCCGCTTTATAGGCGTTATCAAAACACTTAGTTGCTTTACTCTTAATCCGTTTGGCAACTTCCATCGAAAGAGTTACATCTAAAATTTTACTCATATCAAACTGTTGTTACATCTCAATCCCAATTTTTGAATGTTTTGACTTTTGTACGGGCGTGTTTACCAATTATCTCTGACTACGACCAAATATTGCTGGCAAACCCGCCCCTACGAATGCATGACTTCCTCAAACGGGAACAGTCAACGGCATTCCATTATCCTTGGCACTCAATTTAAGTAGAAATGGTACGGCTTGCTTGACCCAATCTTTGATCGCAGTATAAGCCGCTGCCTCCTCTCCATAACAAATTTCCAACATATCTGTATGAATGATGCCGGGGTTGAGGGGAATCGCTGCTATTCCCGAGGGTAATTCCTGTGCCAAAGACCTAGTAAGTCCCTCAATTGCCCATTTTGACGCACAGTATGATGCAACCTCTGGAGAAGTGGAACGACCCCAACCAGAACTTAAGTTAACGATAATGCCCCGGTTTTTCTCCTTCATGGCGGGGACAAAGTGACGGATAACGTTTGCTACTCCTTTGATGTTGACATCAATCAGGCGATCGAATTCTTCAACAGGAATCTGCCACAGTGGGGCTAGAGGATTAATTATAGCTGCATTGTTAATTAGTAAATCTGGCACGCCGTGGCGCGAAAGTACTTGTTCTGCCCAAGTTTTCACCTGCTGGTTATCGGCAACGTCTACTACCATAAAATCGTGCGGCGAATTATACTGCTGAGATAGTTTTGCTACTGCTGCCTCAGAACGGGCGCAACCTACAACTGTATGTCCAGCTTGAATGAATCCTTCCGTCATGGCAAGCCCCAAACCGCGACTTACCCCCGTGATGACAATCAGCTTAGTCATGATGAAACTTGGCGTAACTTTACTTTACTAAAAAACTAGTTTGCAGGAGTAGAAGGCATATTTCCCTCTCAAATTATCTTACGCAATGCTTGAAGCTAATGGACTTGCTTCCTGGTTTAAGGAAGAACAGCAAAAAACCGAAAATTGGTATCTTGCATCTAGCAATCCTTACCAACAGTCAGGTTGGGGAAGTACGCCCGCACGCTGGCGCTGCGTACGAGAGGTAATTTTAACGGCGGTCAACAAGAACGGGAGTTTTTTAGATGTGGGTTGTGCCAATGGTTTATTGCTAGAAAGCTTAATACAATGGGCAAGCGAACAAAAAATACAGTTGATTCCCTATGGAATAGATATTTCATCCCGCTTGATAGAACTTGCGTGTCAGAGACTACCAGATTTTACTAATAATTTTGCGATCGCTAATGCCTTATACTGGCGATCGACAACTCAATATGATTTTATACATACCTTATTAGAATATGTCCCTTCTCAGTTACATTCGGATTATATTCAGCAGCTTTTTAATACTGTGAAACAGGGAGGGAGATTAATTATCAGTAGTTACAGTAACCGCAGTCGTCAGCAACAAACTTTTGATGTTGTTCAATATCTCAAACAACTTGGCTATCCTGTAGCAGGAAATGCTAGCACTCAAGAGGAAGATGGTTGGATATTAACTCGTGTTGCATGGATAGAAAAGCGTTAAACCTAATTTTAAATACAAAGCTGTTTCGTGCTTGGAACTATTAGGAAAGGTAAACAGACCCGCCTGCTGGATATTCCATGTATTGAAGCATTCTACAACTGGTTCGATGAGACGCTGGGCAATTTTTTGGTTCCACCAATCGGGATGAACGCTAAGGGGACCAAAAGAGGCACAACTACCCCACCGAGTTACTAAATTAGATCCTATAATTCTATCTGCGATCGCGGCAAAAGCTGCTGATGGATTTGCGTGCCAGCGACTTTGGATAAAGTTTGCATCACCTCCAAATTCCATTGGATCGGGCAATCCGATAAAAGTGCCAAAAGCTAATCTGAAAACGCGATCTGCTGCGGGTATTTCGCTTTCTTGAAGCTGGCGAATTAAGACTTCCATTGTTGAGATATTTTCTAAAGATCGGTCGGTTTATATCTTCCTTTATTACCTTTCAATAGCTCATAAAGTCACAAAAAATTTAAATATTACAACCTAGCAACATTCTTCTTCGCTGTAATCGCAATCGATATAGTCAATTCGCTGGCAATCGTATTGACCTTTAATATTGTTGTTATAAAATCTTCCTAGAGAATCGGTGTCTTGTAAAGCTTCCCAAGTTTCCGGTTCCACAT
This window of the Chroococcidiopsis thermalis PCC 7203 genome carries:
- a CDS encoding GNAT family N-acetyltransferase is translated as MEVLIRQLQESEIPAADRVFRLAFGTFIGLPDPMEFGGDANFIQSRWHANPSAAFAAIADRIIGSNLVTRWGSCASFGPLSVHPDWWNQKIAQRLIEPVVECFNTWNIQQAGLFTFPNSSKHETALYLKLGLTLFYPCNTS
- a CDS encoding SDR family oxidoreductase; its protein translation is MTKLIVITGVSRGLGLAMTEGFIQAGHTVVGCARSEAAVAKLSQQYNSPHDFMVVDVADNQQVKTWAEQVLSRHGVPDLLINNAAIINPLAPLWQIPVEEFDRLIDVNIKGVANVIRHFVPAMKEKNRGIIVNLSSGWGRSTSPEVASYCASKWAIEGLTRSLAQELPSGIAAIPLNPGIIHTDMLEICYGEEAAAYTAIKDWVKQAVPFLLKLSAKDNGMPLTVPV
- a CDS encoding class I SAM-dependent methyltransferase, translated to MLEANGLASWFKEEQQKTENWYLASSNPYQQSGWGSTPARWRCVREVILTAVNKNGSFLDVGCANGLLLESLIQWASEQKIQLIPYGIDISSRLIELACQRLPDFTNNFAIANALYWRSTTQYDFIHTLLEYVPSQLHSDYIQQLFNTVKQGGRLIISSYSNRSRQQQTFDVVQYLKQLGYPVAGNASTQEEDGWILTRVAWIEKR
- the gltD gene encoding glutamate synthase small subunit, with amino-acid sequence MGKPTGFIEYLREVASEVAPVDRIHNWDEFHIHMPEEKLRTQGARCMDCGVPFCHTGTVINGMASGCPINNLIPEWNDLIYRGLWREALDRLHKTNNFPEFTGRVCPAPCEGACVLGINNPPVTIKNIENAIADKGWEAGWIEPHPPEKRTGKKVAVVGSGPAGLCAAAQLNTAGHWVTVFERADRPGGLLMYGIPNMKLDKREVVQRRLDILEQEGVKFVCNTEIGKDISAETLLKEFDAVVLCVGATKPRDLPIEGRELKGIHFAMDFLTANTQAILDNRRGDNFISAADKDVVIIGGGDTGTDCVGTSIRHSCNSIVQLEIMPQPPLTRAANNPWPEYPKIYKMDYGQEEAAAKFGADPRVYITTATKFEGDENGCVKAVHTVQIEWTKNDKGQFVPQQVPGTERVIPAQLVLLAMGFLGPEQPLIDALGLDRDPRSNIKADYGKYATSIPGVFAAGDCRRGQSLVVWAFNEGRGAARECDLYLMGSTDLPF